TTAAGCGGGCGCTCCGGAATAGCTGGCTTGATCACCCTCAGGCGTCCGGGTTCGCCTGACAGCCGCCGTAGATGCGGTCAGGCCAGCCAGCGCCACCAGCGTGGCTGTTCCGGTTCGGGCCTCGGTTCCGGTTCCGGCTCCTCGCCCAAGGCCAGCGCGGCCTCAACGATGTCGTCCGCGGTGAGCGTCATGACGGCCTCACGATCGAGCGCGTCGAGACTTTGTTCCTCGTCGCGCGACAGTCTCAGCGCCTGACGGTTGAGTGCCTGCTCGAACAGCGTGCGGGCGAACCGTGCATTACCGGAGTCCTCGCCCGCGTGGAGCCCGGTGAAGATGCGGCGCAGCATCTGGTCCGCACCCGGCTCCAGCCTGTACTCGTGCTGGGCCAGCATCCGGTGGAAGATCGTCTGTAGGGCGTCAACGGAGTAATCGGGGAACGTGATCTCGCGGGCGAACCTGGAGCGCAGTCCGGGGTTCGAGAGCAAGAAGGACTCCATCAGCCGCGGGTACCCGGCCACGATCACGACCAGGCGGTGGCGGTGGTCCTCCATCCGCTTGAGCAGGACCTCTATCGCCTCGGGGCCGAAGTCCATCCGGCCGTCCTCCGGGGCCAGTGCGTAGGCCTCGTCGATAAACAGGACGCCGTCCAGCGCACGCCGGATCACCCGGTCCGTTTTGATGGCGGTCGTGCCGACGTACTGCCCCACCAGGCCTGAACGGTCTACCTCGACCAGGTGTCCTTTCTGCAGCAGACCGACCGCGCGGTACATCTCGGCCAGGAGCCGCGCGACGGTGGTCTTGCCCGTGCCCGGGTTTCCGAGGAACACCAGATGCTGTGACGTGGCCACCTCCGGCAGGCCGTGCGCCTTACGGCGGGCCTGGACCTGGAGCAGTGCGACGAGCGCCCGCACCTGTTCCTTCACTGTCTCCAGCCCGACCAGCGCGTCGAGCTCGGCCTGCACCTCGGACAGCGGCCGGGCCGGCCCGGGCCTCGCAGCCATGAGATCGCCGACCAGGTCGTCGACGCGTTCCGAACCAGGCAGCTTGAGCTGATCGGCCAGACGGCCGATGGTTTCGCGCAGGTCGTCGAGCGGATTGCGGCTGGCAGCCATGCATCCACTGTAGTACTCGATTCCCGGCCGGGGAGGGGGCTCCCAGAACAGCTACGGCAATGATCCCCCAAGGTGAGAGAGGGTCGCCCGAAAACCCACATCAAGTGAGAGAGGGTCACCCGAAAACGCACATCAGGTGAGAGAGGGTCGCCCGAAAACCCGCGTTAAGTGAGAGAGCGTCGGGTGGGGAGGGCGGGTCAGCGGCTACCGCAGCACCACGGTGCGGTTGCCCTGCAGGATCACCCGGCCCTCGCAGTGCCACCGCACGGCGTTGGACAGGGCCTTGCACTCGGTGTCGCGGCCGGCGGCCACCAGGTCCTCGGGCCCGTAGGTGTGGTCCACCTCCACGGTCTGCTGCGAGATGATCGGGCCCTCATCCAGCTCACTGTTGACGTAGTGGGCCGTCGCACCAACGGTCTTCACACCGCGCGCGTACGCCTGGTGGTATGGCTTGGCGCCCTTGAAGCTGGGCAGGAACGAGTGGTGGATGTTGATGGCCTTGCCGTCGAGTTTGCGGGTGAGGTTGTCGCTGAGCACCTGCATGTAGCGGGCCAGCACCACGAGCTCCACGTCGAACTCGTCCACGAGCTCCAGCAGGCGCGCCTCGGCCGCAGGCTTGCTGTCGGGCGTGACGGGCACGTGGAAGAACGGGATCCCGTGCCACTCCACCAAAGCCTGGTGGTCGGTGTGGTTGGACACCACCGCCACCACGTCCACCGGCAGTTCGCCGATCCGC
The Arthrobacter sp. PGP41 genome window above contains:
- a CDS encoding AAA family ATPase; translation: MAASRNPLDDLRETIGRLADQLKLPGSERVDDLVGDLMAARPGPARPLSEVQAELDALVGLETVKEQVRALVALLQVQARRKAHGLPEVATSQHLVFLGNPGTGKTTVARLLAEMYRAVGLLQKGHLVEVDRSGLVGQYVGTTAIKTDRVIRRALDGVLFIDEAYALAPEDGRMDFGPEAIEVLLKRMEDHRHRLVVIVAGYPRLMESFLLSNPGLRSRFAREITFPDYSVDALQTIFHRMLAQHEYRLEPGADQMLRRIFTGLHAGEDSGNARFARTLFEQALNRQALRLSRDEEQSLDALDREAVMTLTADDIVEAALALGEEPEPEPRPEPEQPRWWRWLA
- the purU gene encoding formyltetrahydrofolate deformylase, with amino-acid sequence MTAIETETSLSTPVTTVEHVLTLDCSESPGIVHAVSGFLLEHGCDIIDNQQFGERSEGHFFMRVHFASDGDASTADTLRTAFGPVAERFGMRWRLEPHGSKRRVLIMVSKFGHCLNDLLFRARIGELPVDVVAVVSNHTDHQALVEWHGIPFFHVPVTPDSKPAAEARLLELVDEFDVELVVLARYMQVLSDNLTRKLDGKAINIHHSFLPSFKGAKPYHQAYARGVKTVGATAHYVNSELDEGPIISQQTVEVDHTYGPEDLVAAGRDTECKALSNAVRWHCEGRVILQGNRTVVLR